A window of Rhododendron vialii isolate Sample 1 chromosome 11a, ASM3025357v1 contains these coding sequences:
- the LOC131306317 gene encoding uncharacterized protein LOC131306317, translated as MISSAEWYALVSANLGLLLGLIQVYQNRKDSPFETRPTTMAISLAALCISIFAAAALLKFKAVKVEEEEQQTIGHFLYYCRIRDMNVLLSGVVTLSCIVSVFVADGLVWIVFVSCACIVSALLVAWCFLFLPIFGRTKSGHGESGPKRV; from the exons ATGATTTCATCTGCAGAATGGTATGCTTTGGTCTCGGCCAATCTCGGGTTGCTTCTGGGCCTCATCCAGGTATATCAGAACCGAAAAGATTCTCCATTTGAAACTCGACCCACCACCATGGCCATTTCCCTCGCAGCATTATGCATCTCTATCTTCGCAGCAGCAGCTTTGCTCAAATTCAAAGCAGTGaaagtggaggaggaggagcaacAAACCATTGGGCATTTTCTCTATTACTGTCGAATCCGCGACATGAATGTCCTGCTCTCAG GTGTTGTTACCCTGTCATGCATTGTATCCGTCTTCGTCGCAGATGGGCTTGTTTGGATTGTGTTTGTCTCATGTGCTTGTATTGTCTCTGCTCTACTCGTGGCTTGGTGTTTCCTGTTTCTACCCATTTTCGGAAGAACCAAATCCGGCCATGGTGAATCGGGTCCCAAAAGGGTGTAA
- the LOC131307072 gene encoding glutathione S-transferase zeta class-like has product MLIHNQASGVEEQKKLKLCSYFRSSCSQFERFSLYLSGLEYECKAVNLIKGEQFSPVFTKLNPIGYVLVLVDEDIVVSDSFAILMYLEEKYPQHPLLPRDLQSNQLPARYKWGMDTSRDILR; this is encoded by the exons ATGCTAATCCACAATCAGGCGAGTGGCGTGGAGGAGCAAAAGAAGTTGAAGCTTTGTTCTTACTTCCGGAGTTCTTGCTCTCAATTTGAAAGGTTCTCCCTTTATCTAT CAGGCCTGGAGTATGAATGCAAAGCAGTTAATTTGATAAAAGGGGAGCAGTTCAGTCCTG TGTTTACAAAGCTCAATCCAATTGGTTATGTGCTGGTGTTGGTGGATGAGGACATTGTAGTTTCTGACTCTTTTGCAATCTTGA TGTATCTGGAAGAGAAATATCCTCAACATCCATTGTTGCCTCGTGATCTTCAGAGCAATCAACTACCAGCCCGTTACAAGTGGGGTATGGATACCTCCAGAGACATATTGAGATGA